A stretch of Clostridia bacterium DNA encodes these proteins:
- a CDS encoding YlmC/YmxH family sporulation protein, with protein MCRTSEFRQKEVINVSDGRRLGFVSDVDVNMDDGKLDAIILPGSGRLFGIIGKDSEIVIPWESIKKIGEDIILVDMDERFMRKYFD; from the coding sequence ATGTGCCGTACTTCGGAATTCAGACAGAAAGAAGTAATTAATGTTTCTGATGGCAGGAGATTAGGATTTGTAAGTGATGTTGATGTAAATATGGACGACGGGAAACTAGATGCTATTATCTTACCTGGTTCAGGAAGACTTTTTGGTATTATTGGCAAGGATAGTGAAATTGTTATTCCTTGGGAGAGTATAAAAAAAATAGGTGAAGACATAATCCTTGTTGATATGGATGAACGCTTTATGCGTAAGTATTTTGACTAA
- the topA gene encoding type I DNA topoisomerase — MAEYLVIVESPAKAKTIGKFLGKGYKIEASMGHIRDLPKSQIGVDVEKDFEPKYITIRGKGDLLSKLKKEAKNAQKVFLATDPDREGEAISWHLANLLNIDENAKCRITFNEITKNAVKNAIKSPRQIDMDLVDAQQARRVLDRIVGYKISPILWRKVRKGLSAGRVQSVATRLICDREEEIEKFVPEEYWSLIAKLSKKSQKSAFEAKFYGLENEKIELKNEEQVNKILKELEGSIYTIKKVKTGEKKKAPSPPFTTSTLQQEASRKLGYTTKKTMMVAQQLYEGIDVKNVGAVGLVTYIRTDSLRISNEAQQETREYIKSKYGEKYIPEEIRNYKNKSASQDAHEAIRPTHINMDPDSIKESLTNDQYKLYKLIWERFVASQMASAVYDTLSVDITANKYIFRSNGSKVRFAGYMVLYIEGRDEEVEDDEVSIPDLKEGENVDLKKLEPKQHFTQPPQRYTEATLVKALEEKGIGRPSTYAPTITTILARGYVEKEKKLLIPTELGKIVTDIMKNHFKDIVDVQFTAQMEKKLDDVEEGDKKWVEIMKDFYTQFIDELKKADDQIGHVTIQDEVTDIVCEKCGRNMVIKHGRFGKFLACPGFPECRNARPILEEAGVNCPKCEGKILVKKSKRGKKYFGCENNPKCTFMTWDKPVNENCPKCGNFLLKKFSGKKANLKCSNEGCDFVKQE, encoded by the coding sequence ATGGCAGAGTATTTGGTAATTGTCGAGTCTCCGGCTAAAGCTAAGACTATAGGCAAGTTTTTGGGAAAAGGATATAAGATCGAAGCTTCAATGGGGCATATTAGGGATTTACCTAAAAGTCAGATTGGAGTTGATGTAGAAAAAGACTTTGAACCTAAATATATTACCATAAGAGGAAAAGGCGATCTATTAAGCAAGCTGAAAAAGGAAGCAAAAAACGCACAAAAAGTTTTTCTTGCAACCGACCCTGACCGTGAAGGCGAAGCTATATCATGGCATCTGGCAAATCTTCTAAACATAGATGAAAATGCAAAATGCAGAATTACGTTTAATGAAATTACAAAAAATGCAGTTAAAAATGCAATAAAATCTCCCAGACAAATTGATATGGATCTTGTTGATGCACAGCAGGCCAGAAGGGTGCTGGACAGAATAGTCGGTTACAAAATAAGCCCCATTCTCTGGAGAAAGGTTAGGAAAGGCTTAAGTGCAGGAAGAGTCCAATCTGTGGCTACAAGGTTGATTTGTGACAGGGAGGAAGAAATAGAAAAATTTGTGCCTGAGGAATATTGGAGTTTAATAGCAAAGCTTTCAAAGAAAAGCCAAAAGTCTGCTTTTGAGGCAAAATTTTACGGACTTGAAAATGAAAAAATCGAACTTAAGAACGAAGAACAGGTAAATAAAATATTAAAGGAACTTGAAGGAAGCATTTATACCATAAAAAAAGTTAAGACCGGGGAAAAGAAAAAAGCTCCATCACCGCCTTTTACTACAAGTACTCTACAGCAGGAAGCATCAAGAAAGCTGGGGTATACTACAAAAAAGACTATGATGGTAGCTCAACAACTGTACGAAGGTATAGACGTTAAAAATGTCGGAGCAGTGGGTTTGGTAACATATATACGTACGGATTCATTGAGGATTTCTAATGAAGCCCAGCAGGAAACGCGCGAGTATATTAAAAGCAAATATGGAGAGAAATATATACCTGAAGAAATAAGGAACTATAAAAACAAGTCTGCATCACAGGATGCCCATGAAGCGATCAGACCGACTCATATTAACATGGACCCTGATTCCATAAAAGAATCCTTGACAAATGATCAATACAAACTTTATAAGCTAATATGGGAAAGATTTGTTGCAAGTCAGATGGCGTCAGCGGTTTATGATACTTTATCTGTAGATATTACTGCAAATAAGTATATCTTTAGGTCAAATGGTTCCAAAGTAAGATTTGCCGGGTATATGGTGCTATACATTGAAGGCAGGGATGAAGAAGTGGAAGATGACGAAGTCAGTATTCCGGATTTGAAAGAGGGAGAAAATGTAGACCTCAAGAAACTGGAACCGAAGCAACACTTTACCCAACCGCCTCAAAGATATACAGAAGCAACATTGGTTAAGGCTCTTGAAGAGAAGGGGATAGGTCGTCCAAGTACTTATGCACCAACTATTACTACCATCCTGGCAAGAGGATATGTAGAAAAAGAAAAAAAGCTGCTGATACCTACAGAACTTGGCAAGATTGTGACTGATATAATGAAAAACCATTTCAAAGATATTGTAGATGTACAGTTTACAGCTCAAATGGAAAAGAAGCTGGATGATGTCGAAGAAGGAGATAAAAAATGGGTAGAAATAATGAAGGATTTTTATACCCAGTTTATTGATGAGCTGAAGAAAGCAGACGACCAGATCGGACATGTAACAATTCAGGATGAAGTTACAGATATTGTTTGTGAAAAGTGTGGAAGAAATATGGTCATAAAGCATGGAAGATTCGGTAAGTTTCTTGCATGTCCCGGATTTCCAGAGTGCAGGAATGCAAGACCGATACTCGAAGAAGCAGGGGTAAACTGCCCTAAATGTGAGGGAAAGATACTTGTTAAGAAATCAAAAAGAGGGAAAAAATATTTCGGATGCGAAAACAATCCTAAATGTACTTTTATGACATGGGATAAACCGGTTAATGAGAATTGTCCTAAGTGTGGAAACTTCCTTCTGAAGAAATTTTCGGGGAAAAAGGCAAATCTGAAATGCAGTAACGAAGGTTGTGATTTTGTAAAACAAGAGTAG
- the sigG gene encoding RNA polymerase sporulation sigma factor SigG, with protein sequence MLVNKVEICGVNTSKLPVLTNEQKKELFERMHKGDTTAREEFIRGNLRLVLSVIQRFNNRGEYVDDLFQVGCIGLIKAIDNFDVTQNVKFSTYAVPMIIGEIRRYLRDNNSIRVSRSLRDIAYKALQAKEKLTNKNAKEPTITDIAKELSIPKEDVVFALDAIQDPISLFESVYHDGGDAIYVMDQVSDEKNIDENWLEGISLKEAMRRLNDREKLILNLRFFEGRTQMEVAEEIGISQAQVSRLEKTALMHMRKYI encoded by the coding sequence ATGCTAGTCAACAAAGTAGAAATATGCGGAGTAAACACTTCTAAATTACCAGTATTAACAAATGAACAAAAAAAAGAGTTGTTTGAAAGAATGCATAAAGGTGATACCACGGCAAGAGAGGAATTTATCAGGGGTAATTTAAGGCTGGTATTAAGCGTTATACAAAGGTTTAATAACAGAGGGGAATATGTAGATGATTTGTTTCAGGTAGGGTGCATAGGATTGATAAAAGCAATAGATAATTTTGACGTTACGCAAAATGTAAAATTTTCTACATATGCTGTTCCTATGATTATCGGAGAAATAAGGCGGTATTTGAGAGATAACAACTCCATAAGAGTCAGCAGGTCATTAAGAGATATAGCATATAAAGCGTTACAAGCAAAAGAGAAGCTAACAAACAAAAATGCCAAGGAACCTACAATAACTGATATAGCCAAGGAATTAAGCATTCCCAAAGAAGATGTAGTTTTTGCACTGGATGCTATACAGGATCCGATATCATTATTCGAATCAGTTTACCACGACGGTGGAGATGCGATTTATGTTATGGATCAGGTAAGTGATGAAAAGAATATTGATGAAAACTGGCTCGAAGGTATATCCTTAAAGGAAGCTATGAGAAGGCTTAATGACAGAGAAAAACTTATACTAAATCTACGTTTTTTTGAGGGCAGGACACAAATGGAAGTTGCTGAGGAAATCGGGATATCACAGGCTCAGGTTTCCAGATTGGAAAAGACAGCGTTGATGCATATGAGAAAATATATATGA
- the crcB gene encoding fluoride efflux transporter CrcB: MEYLFVGFGGMMGGLVRFIIGKKMVNRNFGGFPFSTYLVNISGAVLLGVVNSLDITRNAYLLLADGFLGAYTTFSTFMYEGFNFISNKKMLNACIYIVGTLVSGLIGFIFGDMIGKLF; this comes from the coding sequence ATGGAGTACCTGTTTGTGGGGTTTGGTGGAATGATGGGTGGTCTTGTGAGATTTATTATCGGTAAAAAAATGGTAAACAGGAATTTTGGGGGGTTCCCTTTTTCTACGTATTTAGTTAATATCTCGGGAGCTGTACTTTTAGGGGTAGTAAATAGCCTGGATATTACAAGGAATGCATATTTGCTGCTTGCAGACGGTTTTTTGGGAGCATATACTACTTTTTCTACATTTATGTATGAAGGATTTAACTTTATATCGAATAAAAAAATGCTAAATGCGTGTATATATATTGTGGGTACTTTGGTTAGCGGATTAATAGGTTTTATTTTTGGAGATATGATCGGTAAACTGTTTTAG
- a CDS encoding YifB family Mg chelatase-like AAA ATPase: MISRVNSCGLVGIDGYIIEVETDISSGIPGFEIVGLADTAVKESKERVRAAIKNTGLEFPVRKITVNLAPANMKKEGSAFDLPIAIGILAATGQLENNDIKACMMVGELALDGEVRPVAGVLPMAICALQSGIENMILPAANADEAAVVKGLNVLPVKNLSEVFSHLSGEKQVPKYGIDIDGLFSNNTEHSLDFADVKGQENVKRALEVAASGAHNCLMIGSPGAGKTMIAKRLPTILPSMTFEEALEVTKIYSIAGVLPPKTSLITSRPFRSPHHTISAVSLIGGGKYPKPGEISLAHYGVLFLDEVPEFSKDALEVLRQPLEDGIVTISRVNASLSYPSKTTVIAAANPCKCGNFLDQSKQCTCTPRQIQQYLGRLSGPLLDRLDIHIEVASVKYSDLDSVKEEEKSAAIRERVNRARKIQLDRYKGMKIYSNSQLQPALINRFCKLDESGKGLLQNAFEKLGLSARAHNRILKVSRTIADMEGSEHIKPEHLAEAIQYRSLDRKFWNV; this comes from the coding sequence ATGATTTCCAGAGTAAATAGCTGCGGATTGGTTGGAATTGATGGCTATATTATTGAAGTTGAAACTGACATAAGCAGCGGTATACCGGGATTTGAGATTGTAGGCTTGGCGGATACTGCTGTAAAGGAATCGAAGGAGCGTGTAAGAGCAGCTATTAAGAACACAGGTTTAGAATTTCCTGTAAGAAAGATAACTGTAAACCTGGCTCCCGCAAACATGAAAAAAGAAGGGTCTGCATTTGATCTACCAATTGCTATAGGTATACTCGCAGCAACTGGACAACTGGAGAATAATGATATCAAAGCCTGTATGATGGTCGGTGAACTTGCGCTGGACGGGGAAGTCAGGCCTGTTGCAGGTGTGCTGCCGATGGCTATTTGTGCGTTGCAATCAGGTATTGAAAACATGATACTCCCGGCAGCTAATGCGGATGAAGCTGCAGTTGTAAAGGGATTGAACGTACTTCCAGTAAAAAACCTTTCCGAGGTATTTAGCCACTTAAGTGGTGAAAAGCAAGTCCCAAAGTATGGTATTGATATAGATGGATTGTTCAGTAATAATACGGAACATAGTCTGGATTTTGCAGATGTAAAAGGACAGGAAAATGTAAAGCGGGCTTTGGAAGTTGCTGCATCAGGAGCACACAATTGTCTGATGATAGGCTCACCGGGAGCAGGCAAGACTATGATTGCCAAAAGGCTTCCTACCATACTTCCTTCAATGACTTTTGAAGAAGCGTTGGAGGTTACAAAAATCTATAGCATTGCAGGTGTTCTTCCTCCAAAGACTTCCCTTATAACTTCCAGACCATTTAGAAGTCCTCATCATACTATATCAGCAGTCAGTTTGATAGGTGGTGGGAAATATCCGAAACCTGGTGAGATAAGCCTTGCTCACTATGGAGTTCTCTTTCTTGACGAGGTACCGGAGTTTAGTAAAGACGCTCTGGAAGTACTAAGGCAGCCTTTGGAAGATGGGATTGTTACTATTTCAAGAGTGAATGCGAGCCTGAGCTATCCATCAAAAACTACCGTGATAGCTGCCGCAAATCCATGTAAATGTGGCAATTTCCTTGATCAATCCAAGCAATGTACTTGTACTCCAAGACAGATACAGCAGTATCTTGGCCGCCTCTCAGGTCCGCTGCTGGATAGGTTGGATATTCATATAGAAGTAGCTTCAGTGAAGTATAGTGACCTGGACAGTGTGAAAGAGGAAGAAAAATCTGCAGCAATAAGAGAGCGGGTAAATAGAGCAAGAAAAATTCAACTTGATAGGTATAAAGGAATGAAAATATACTCTAATTCCCAGCTTCAACCTGCTCTGATTAACAGATTCTGTAAGCTTGATGAAAGCGGAAAGGGGCTATTGCAAAATGCTTTTGAAAAATTAGGCTTAAGTGCAAGAGCGCATAACAGAATACTTAAGGTTTCAAGAACAATAGCAGATATGGAAGGAAGTGAACATATCAAACCGGAACATCTGGCCGAAGCGATTCAGTACCGGAGTCTGGACAGAAAGTTCTGGAATGTGTAA
- a CDS encoding CrcB family protein, protein MKSYLFVAIGGFLGAICRFALKNIQFFNYKGEFPVNTLTVNVTGAFALAFFLALSLDVIKLGDEVRQGVAIGFLGAYTTFSTLCKEFITLLDSFRYAELFLYTVLSIALGLLAVYAGMTSAQVLLAMTLKKKNDIKMQMREESKKKDGV, encoded by the coding sequence ATGAAATCATATCTGTTTGTGGCTATAGGCGGATTTTTGGGAGCAATATGCCGGTTTGCACTAAAAAATATTCAATTTTTCAACTATAAAGGTGAATTTCCGGTCAATACATTAACAGTTAATGTTACCGGAGCATTTGCACTTGCCTTTTTTCTTGCACTGTCACTGGATGTGATTAAACTTGGGGATGAAGTGAGACAGGGTGTGGCAATAGGTTTCCTTGGTGCTTATACTACTTTCTCTACTCTTTGTAAGGAATTCATTACGTTACTCGATAGCTTCCGATATGCAGAATTATTTTTATATACGGTACTTTCAATTGCACTTGGGTTGTTAGCAGTTTATGCCGGCATGACATCAGCACAAGTGTTGCTTGCAATGACTTTAAAAAAAAAAAATGATATCAAAATGCAGATGAGGGAAGAAAGTAAGAAAAAAGACGGGGTGTAA
- the sigE gene encoding RNA polymerase sporulation sigma factor SigE, whose amino-acid sequence MNAIKKVKFVLRIKVINILRMLNLYRELPVHYIGGSEALPPPLSNDEEIYLLNKLEKSDFGVKTILIERNLRLVVYIARKFENTGVGVEDLISIGTIGLIKAINTFNPTKNIKLATYASRCIENEILMYLRRNNRIKTEISIDEPLNIDWDGNELLLSDILGTENDLIYRSIEDEVDKELLGVAMKKLSLREKKIMELRFGLVNGVERTQKEVADMLGISQSYISRLEKRIISRLKKEINRLI is encoded by the coding sequence GAATCTGTATAGGGAGCTTCCTGTTCATTATATCGGGGGGAGTGAAGCCCTTCCGCCTCCACTTAGCAATGATGAGGAGATTTACCTCTTAAATAAGCTTGAAAAAAGTGATTTTGGAGTAAAGACCATACTTATTGAAAGAAATCTCAGGTTAGTGGTGTATATTGCCAGGAAGTTTGAAAATACAGGGGTTGGAGTAGAAGATCTTATTTCAATAGGCACTATTGGGCTGATAAAGGCAATAAACACTTTCAACCCTACTAAAAATATCAAACTTGCAACATATGCCTCAAGATGTATAGAAAATGAAATACTCATGTATTTAAGAAGAAATAACAGGATAAAAACAGAAATATCTATAGATGAACCTCTAAATATCGATTGGGATGGAAATGAACTTCTTTTATCGGATATACTGGGGACAGAAAATGATCTGATATACAGAAGTATTGAAGATGAAGTAGACAAGGAATTGTTAGGCGTTGCGATGAAAAAACTCTCACTGAGAGAGAAGAAAATTATGGAGCTCAGGTTCGGACTTGTTAATGGAGTGGAGAGGACCCAGAAAGAAGTAGCTGACATGCTGGGTATTTCACAATCATATATCTCCAGACTTGAAAAGAGAATTATCAGCAGACTAAAAAAAGAAATCAACAGACTTATTTAG
- a CDS encoding DUF115 domain-containing protein translates to MSIVFERNMKLLEKHQPFVFNKINAYLNGHYKPLNSKIERILLANHGDIIINMLVISDGNEYLICDHNDPINQAYSWIDKYIDPSNKADIVFGLGFGYHIEVLLASFKNRKVILVEPNIELFCQIIKVRNMESIIEKTEIYVDDSMDTILQRLNVMFWDTEKGGIQCQPLEVYGDIFWQQWDELRSRFVKQVENFNVDIATKRFYGGLWVHNNIKNLKKIYGAANAAELIGKFTGVPGILVSAGPSLEKNIHLLKDLRDKCVIMAAGTSVNILENKGIVPHFMVGIDATESEAEIHRQVKSKEICFIYSNQIAEGSLDSYAGPKLLMNYSADIYTDNFLKITGVKANMFISGPSVSNTCFDLLYKMGCNPIILVGQDLAFTNEKLYAGDEADPVLKNKEELMKQGYSTSKDIYGKEILTRSDFVTMKNWFEGYFEKVKEKVEIINATEGGLNIEHARNDELSKVICGYSFREQPVLENIKTQFSDSRFDSSLLEKLKEYEKTVCLEIERLEAYTKDQARITDLIKREIYHPAKDKKAFDRAVAQLNKLMELVMGSPIYNSLLKNLIEIDFYLIKAEVDRSTKECSSYGEAKPLYVNAMEQQNKILKKNLQKLREYYNN, encoded by the coding sequence ATGTCTATTGTATTTGAAAGAAACATGAAACTTCTGGAAAAGCATCAACCATTTGTTTTCAATAAGATAAACGCTTATCTGAACGGACACTATAAACCTTTAAACAGTAAAATAGAGCGGATACTGCTGGCAAATCATGGAGATATCATTATCAATATGCTTGTTATAAGTGATGGTAACGAATATTTGATATGCGACCACAATGATCCTATAAATCAAGCTTACAGCTGGATTGATAAATACATTGATCCTTCCAATAAGGCCGATATAGTTTTTGGTTTGGGTTTTGGCTATCATATTGAAGTTTTGCTTGCCAGCTTTAAAAACAGAAAAGTCATACTGGTTGAACCTAATATAGAACTTTTTTGTCAGATAATAAAAGTCAGGAACATGGAGTCTATTATCGAAAAGACTGAGATTTATGTTGATGACAGTATGGATACCATATTGCAGAGACTAAATGTGATGTTCTGGGATACGGAAAAAGGCGGGATACAATGCCAGCCTCTTGAAGTATATGGTGATATCTTCTGGCAGCAGTGGGATGAACTGAGAAGTAGATTCGTAAAGCAGGTTGAAAACTTTAATGTTGATATTGCAACAAAAAGGTTTTATGGCGGACTCTGGGTGCATAATAATATTAAGAATCTGAAGAAGATATATGGCGCTGCAAATGCAGCGGAGCTAATTGGAAAATTTACAGGGGTACCGGGAATTCTGGTATCGGCAGGTCCATCACTTGAGAAAAATATTCACTTACTGAAGGATTTAAGAGATAAATGTGTAATTATGGCAGCCGGAACCTCAGTAAACATTCTTGAAAACAAAGGTATAGTGCCTCATTTTATGGTAGGAATAGATGCGACAGAAAGTGAAGCAGAGATACACAGACAGGTAAAATCAAAGGAAATTTGTTTTATTTACTCAAATCAGATTGCGGAAGGATCATTAGACAGCTATGCAGGCCCAAAGCTTCTGATGAACTACTCTGCAGACATATATACTGACAATTTCCTAAAAATTACAGGAGTAAAAGCAAATATGTTCATTAGCGGGCCTTCTGTATCAAATACCTGTTTTGATTTACTGTATAAGATGGGGTGTAACCCAATAATCCTTGTTGGACAAGACCTGGCCTTTACCAATGAAAAGTTGTACGCAGGCGATGAAGCTGATCCGGTTTTAAAAAACAAAGAGGAGTTAATGAAGCAGGGGTATAGTACTTCTAAGGATATTTACGGGAAAGAAATACTTACAAGAAGTGATTTTGTTACAATGAAAAACTGGTTTGAAGGATATTTTGAAAAGGTAAAAGAAAAAGTGGAAATAATCAACGCAACTGAAGGCGGACTGAATATAGAACATGCCAGAAATGATGAACTTTCAAAAGTTATTTGCGGGTACAGCTTTCGTGAACAGCCTGTTTTAGAAAATATAAAGACACAGTTTTCGGACAGCAGGTTTGATAGCAGTTTACTAGAAAAGCTGAAGGAATATGAGAAAACTGTCTGCTTGGAAATTGAAAGGCTTGAGGCTTACACCAAAGATCAGGCTAGAATAACTGATCTGATAAAAAGAGAAATCTATCATCCTGCAAAGGATAAAAAGGCTTTTGACAGGGCTGTTGCTCAACTGAACAAACTTATGGAACTGGTAATGGGATCGCCGATTTACAATTCACTGTTAAAGAATCTGATTGAAATAGATTTTTATCTTATAAAGGCGGAAGTAGACCGTTCTACAAAAGAGTGCAGTTCCTATGGTGAGGCAAAACCCTTATATGTAAATGCTATGGAGCAGCAAAACAAAATATTGAAGAAGAATTTACAAAAATTAAGAGAGTATTATAACAATTAA
- the dprA gene encoding DNA-processing protein DprA, producing MQESDIKYWVWLSIIPRMRYKKRIQLIEHFGSPKTLWEMSERDLIRELHMDISTVKMLMDSKHRDEIESHMEKIEKNGIQVISYKSLSYPEHLKNIHDPPLVIYMKGNNINNDKTVAVVGSRKASNYGLEMAATLSYELSRCGITVISGMARGVDTYAHTGALKAGGNTIAVLGCGVDIAYPIENKKLMEEIIHRGAVISEYLPGEKPFPAYFPARNRIISGMSLGVVVIEAGEKSGSLITADFALEQGREVFAVPGNITSHNSRGTNGLIREGAKIVTCIEDILEELNMMIVKGESRPSKNMMDNVDIRLGALSSEELGIVKTIENEALHIDIIAHKTGFSIQTVNSLLVMMELKGIIEQFPGKVYKLRSLI from the coding sequence ATGCAGGAAAGTGATATAAAATACTGGGTATGGTTAAGTATCATACCAAGAATGCGTTATAAAAAGCGTATTCAGTTAATTGAACATTTCGGAAGCCCAAAAACTTTATGGGAAATGTCTGAAAGAGATCTCATAAGAGAGCTTCATATGGATATCTCCACTGTCAAAATGCTTATGGATTCAAAGCACAGGGACGAAATTGAATCACATATGGAAAAAATCGAGAAAAATGGTATACAGGTAATTTCATATAAAAGCTTGTCCTATCCTGAACATTTAAAAAACATACATGACCCCCCTTTAGTAATATATATGAAAGGTAATAATATCAATAATGATAAAACTGTTGCAGTTGTTGGTTCCAGAAAGGCAAGCAACTATGGTTTGGAAATGGCTGCCACGCTTTCATATGAACTATCCAGATGCGGAATAACGGTGATAAGCGGAATGGCTCGCGGAGTGGATACGTATGCCCACACCGGTGCCCTAAAGGCAGGGGGGAACACGATAGCGGTTCTTGGTTGTGGGGTTGATATCGCATATCCCATAGAAAACAAGAAGCTTATGGAAGAAATAATCCATCGTGGCGCTGTAATATCCGAGTATTTGCCCGGAGAAAAACCCTTTCCGGCATACTTCCCGGCGCGAAACAGAATTATAAGCGGAATGTCTCTGGGAGTTGTTGTAATAGAGGCAGGAGAAAAAAGCGGTTCGCTGATAACAGCGGACTTTGCTCTGGAGCAGGGAAGAGAAGTATTCGCAGTTCCGGGAAATATTACAAGCCATAATAGCAGAGGAACAAACGGATTAATCAGGGAAGGAGCAAAAATTGTCACATGTATTGAGGATATTTTAGAAGAACTGAATATGATGATAGTAAAAGGTGAAAGCAGACCATCAAAAAACATGATGGACAATGTTGATATACGGCTTGGTGCTTTGAGCAGTGAAGAACTTGGGATTGTCAAAACAATTGAAAATGAAGCCTTACATATTGATATAATTGCTCATAAAACCGGGTTTAGCATTCAGACAGTTAACTCTTTACTGGTAATGATGGAACTCAAGGGAATAATTGAACAATTTCCGGGAAAAGTATATAAACTGAGAAGCTTAATATAG
- the nrdR gene encoding transcriptional regulator NrdR: MKCPYCGYVEDKVIDSRPTDEGSAIRRRRECSKCVKRFTTYEKVESLPLMVIKKDKTRQSFDREKLLNGLLRACEKRPVSANDLEKLVDEIESQAYNTLQREITSQEIGEMVMARLKDMDEVAYVRFASVYRQFKDINTFMDELRKLLKNK; the protein is encoded by the coding sequence ATGAAGTGTCCGTATTGCGGTTATGTTGAGGATAAGGTCATAGATTCCAGACCTACAGATGAAGGTTCTGCTATAAGAAGAAGAAGAGAATGTTCGAAATGTGTAAAAAGGTTTACTACTTATGAGAAAGTTGAAAGTTTACCTCTGATGGTAATCAAAAAAGATAAGACCAGACAAAGCTTTGACAGGGAAAAACTGCTAAATGGATTGCTGCGGGCTTGTGAAAAAAGGCCTGTATCTGCAAATGACTTGGAAAAGCTTGTTGATGAAATTGAGAGCCAGGCTTATAACACACTTCAGAGGGAGATCACTTCTCAGGAAATCGGAGAAATGGTTATGGCTCGCCTTAAAGACATGGATGAAGTTGCATATGTAAGATTTGCATCGGTATACAGGCAGTTTAAGGACATAAACACATTTATGGATGAATTGAGGAAGCTGCTTAAAAATAAATAA